One Brachybacterium kimchii genomic window carries:
- a CDS encoding LysE/ArgO family amino acid transporter: protein MPAPLHGLLTGLALIVAIGSQNVFVLRQGLRREHVLAVVVVCTLSDVVLISAGAGGLGLLVAGAPQLVQVARWAGAAFLVGYALLAARRALRPTGEALEAEGPTGRRSGTTAVALTALALTWLNPHVYLDTVLLLGSVAATHGPDRWQFALGAVVGSALWFSALGFGARALSGPLASPRAWRVLDALVAVTMIVVAVMLVTGG, encoded by the coding sequence ATGCCTGCTCCCCTCCACGGCCTGCTCACGGGTCTCGCACTCATCGTCGCCATCGGCTCGCAGAACGTCTTCGTCCTGCGCCAGGGCCTGCGCCGCGAGCACGTGCTCGCCGTGGTCGTGGTCTGCACGCTCTCGGACGTCGTGCTGATCAGCGCCGGCGCCGGCGGACTCGGGCTGCTGGTCGCCGGCGCGCCGCAGCTGGTGCAGGTCGCGCGGTGGGCGGGGGCGGCGTTCCTCGTCGGCTACGCGCTCCTCGCCGCGCGTCGGGCCCTGCGGCCGACGGGCGAGGCGCTCGAGGCGGAGGGCCCGACGGGCCGGCGAAGCGGGACGACCGCCGTCGCACTCACCGCGCTGGCGCTCACCTGGCTGAACCCGCACGTGTACCTCGACACCGTGCTCCTGCTGGGGTCGGTGGCGGCGACGCACGGGCCCGACCGCTGGCAGTTCGCCCTCGGTGCCGTCGTCGGCAGCGCCCTGTGGTTCTCGGCGCTCGGCTTCGGCGCCCGCGCGCTCAGCGGCCCGCTCGCGAGCCCGCGCGCCTGGCGGGTGCTGGACGCCCTGGTCGCGGTGACGATGATCGTGGTCGCGGTGATGCTGGTGACGGGCGGCTGA
- a CDS encoding cation:proton antiporter → MTLPIALAVAAIIVICATDVIAPRVRTAAPLILVGIGILVSVVPGVPAVEIEPELILEVILPPLLYASAVRMPAISFRRDIYPISALSIILVITSSLALGGLFAWLVPGVSYVWGVALGAVLSPTDAVATSIIRGGRVPGRVVTILEGESLLNDATALVILRTAIVATASGFSLAGALGSFAWSLVVAIIIGVIVAAVSFVVRKHIESATVNTALTFTLPFIASVPTEMLGSSGLVAAVVAGLITGTLDPRVLPPRHRMSSAENWASIQLLLEGFVFLTMGLQITTVLEALHEDSLGILAGLGLTALALVVTLAVRSLLVRTLLKRLRRSRVRGEAMNERIAAMQKMIEAGEDIRMPRRGGPRRGEAVTVKNTELFATRLRRARADFGYYSRQDLGRSEGIMLIWGGMRGAVTVAAAQTLPASVPHRPLLVFIAFAVATLSLLIQGGTVGKLAKHLFPAGEADVEAEEFDRRQREAIFDLLAGAAAAAGGTSTIGAGNAEGENAPGEDAPGEATTGADPDGEQPADEGEERGSGADDAGPGTDAPATKPGRTGRPGGHPDKAEMLRILRAQRKALLDARDDGLFDAEMVEHVLATIDAEEISVEMRGAPVD, encoded by the coding sequence GTGACCCTCCCCATCGCCCTCGCGGTCGCCGCGATCATCGTGATCTGCGCGACCGACGTGATCGCGCCGCGCGTGCGGACCGCGGCACCGCTGATCCTCGTGGGCATCGGGATCCTGGTCTCCGTCGTGCCCGGGGTGCCCGCCGTCGAGATCGAGCCCGAGCTGATCCTCGAGGTGATCCTGCCGCCCCTGCTGTACGCCTCCGCGGTGCGGATGCCCGCGATCAGCTTCCGCCGCGACATCTACCCGATCAGCGCTCTCTCGATCATCCTCGTGATCACGTCGTCGCTCGCCCTCGGGGGCCTCTTCGCCTGGCTGGTGCCGGGCGTCTCCTACGTGTGGGGCGTGGCCCTGGGCGCCGTGCTGAGCCCCACGGACGCGGTCGCGACCTCGATCATCCGCGGAGGCCGGGTGCCCGGTCGGGTGGTGACGATCCTCGAGGGCGAGAGCCTGCTGAACGATGCGACGGCCCTGGTCATCCTGCGCACGGCGATCGTCGCGACGGCCTCGGGCTTCTCCCTCGCAGGGGCGCTGGGGTCCTTCGCCTGGTCGCTCGTGGTCGCGATCATCATCGGCGTGATCGTCGCGGCCGTGAGCTTCGTGGTGCGCAAGCACATCGAGAGCGCGACCGTGAACACCGCGCTCACCTTCACCCTGCCGTTCATCGCCTCGGTGCCCACGGAGATGCTGGGCAGCTCGGGCCTGGTCGCGGCGGTCGTCGCGGGCCTCATCACCGGCACGCTCGATCCGCGGGTGCTGCCGCCGCGCCACCGCATGTCCAGCGCGGAGAACTGGGCCAGCATCCAGCTGCTGCTCGAGGGATTCGTGTTCCTCACCATGGGCCTGCAGATCACCACCGTGCTCGAGGCGCTGCACGAGGACAGCCTGGGGATCCTCGCGGGCCTCGGCCTGACCGCGCTCGCCCTCGTGGTCACCCTCGCGGTGCGCTCCCTGCTGGTGCGCACGCTGCTCAAACGGCTGCGCCGATCGCGGGTGCGCGGCGAGGCGATGAACGAGCGCATCGCCGCGATGCAGAAGATGATCGAGGCCGGCGAGGACATCCGCATGCCGCGGCGCGGCGGGCCCCGCCGGGGCGAGGCGGTGACCGTGAAGAACACGGAGCTGTTCGCCACGCGGCTGCGGCGCGCCCGCGCGGACTTCGGCTACTACTCCCGCCAGGATCTGGGACGCAGCGAGGGCATCATGCTGATCTGGGGCGGGATGCGCGGCGCCGTCACCGTGGCGGCCGCCCAGACCCTGCCCGCCTCGGTCCCCCACCGTCCGCTGCTGGTGTTCATCGCCTTCGCCGTCGCGACGCTCTCCCTGCTGATCCAGGGAGGGACCGTCGGCAAGCTCGCGAAGCACCTCTTCCCCGCCGGGGAGGCCGACGTCGAGGCCGAGGAGTTCGATCGCCGCCAGCGCGAGGCGATCTTCGACCTGCTCGCCGGCGCCGCAGCCGCCGCCGGAGGGACCAGCACGATCGGCGCGGGGAACGCGGAGGGCGAGAACGCGCCGGGCGAGGACGCGCCGGGTGAGGCCACGACGGGCGCGGATCCGGACGGCGAACAGCCCGCCGACGAGGGTGAGGAGCGAGGGTCGGGCGCCGACGATGCGGGGCCCGGCACCGACGCGCCGGCCACGAAGCCCGGTCGCACGGGCCGGCCCGGCGGCCATCCCGACAAGGCGGAGATGCTGCGGATCCTCCGGGCGCAGCGCAAGGCTCTGCTGGATGCGCGCGACGACGGGCTGTTCGACGCGGAGATGGTCGAGCACGTGCTCGCGACGATCGACGCCGAGGAGATCTCCGTGGAGATGCGCGGCGCGCCCGTCGACTGA
- a CDS encoding MmgE/PrpD family protein: MTTDAGPTRVQQLAAFVDRARYEDLTEAAAEQLRIRVLDTLGVAIGALDAEPMIAIRELVDDLGGAPRSGLIGGGRTAPDRAAFVTSGLSRYLDFMDSYLAPGETCHPSDNLGAVLACADSVGASGKELLTALAVAYQVHTRLSDEAPVRAKGFDHTVQGAYAAAAGAAKALRLPAAQIAHAIAISGTANNALRVTRTGNLSHWKGLAYPQVAKEGTFAALLAARGITGPEEVFEGNKGFEDSIAGPFSIDWEAEDLESVLRTIIKKHNAEIHSQSALDAAQDVRAQDGFSASAITGVRLRTFDVAHSIIGGGEEGDKRTVRTKEEADHSLPWMLAVVLLDGELTPAQYHHERVLADDVHDLMRLVEIVPDDELSARFPQAMPADLEVTLADGTVFRSAADSYEGFHTDPLSWGGAREKFDALAAPFASAELRDRIAGIVEDLEHHEVADLMDALAQVRSSRA; this comes from the coding sequence ATGACCACAGACGCCGGACCCACCCGCGTCCAGCAGCTCGCCGCATTCGTCGACCGTGCCCGCTACGAGGACCTCACCGAGGCCGCCGCGGAGCAGCTGCGCATCCGCGTCCTCGACACCCTCGGCGTCGCGATCGGCGCCCTCGACGCGGAGCCGATGATCGCGATCCGCGAGCTCGTCGACGACCTCGGCGGCGCCCCGCGCTCGGGCCTCATCGGCGGCGGGCGCACCGCACCCGACCGCGCCGCCTTCGTCACCAGCGGCCTCTCGCGATACCTCGACTTCATGGACTCGTACCTCGCACCGGGGGAGACCTGCCATCCCAGCGACAACCTCGGCGCCGTCCTGGCCTGCGCCGACTCCGTCGGCGCGAGCGGGAAGGAGCTGCTCACCGCGCTCGCCGTCGCCTACCAGGTCCATACCCGGCTGTCCGACGAGGCGCCGGTGCGCGCCAAGGGCTTCGACCACACCGTCCAGGGCGCCTACGCGGCCGCCGCCGGCGCCGCGAAGGCCCTGCGTCTGCCCGCCGCGCAGATCGCCCACGCGATCGCGATCTCCGGCACGGCGAACAACGCCCTGCGCGTCACCCGCACCGGGAACCTCAGCCACTGGAAGGGCCTCGCCTACCCGCAGGTCGCCAAGGAGGGGACCTTCGCCGCACTGCTCGCCGCGCGCGGGATCACCGGACCCGAGGAGGTCTTCGAGGGCAACAAGGGCTTCGAGGACTCCATCGCCGGTCCCTTCTCGATCGACTGGGAGGCCGAGGACCTCGAATCCGTGCTGCGCACGATCATCAAGAAGCACAACGCGGAGATCCACTCGCAGTCCGCGCTCGACGCCGCCCAGGACGTGCGCGCCCAGGACGGCTTCTCCGCCTCCGCGATCACCGGCGTGCGCCTGCGCACCTTCGACGTCGCCCACTCGATCATCGGCGGCGGCGAGGAGGGCGACAAGCGCACCGTGCGCACCAAGGAGGAGGCGGACCACTCCCTGCCGTGGATGCTCGCCGTGGTGCTCCTGGACGGCGAGCTCACCCCCGCGCAGTACCACCACGAACGGGTCCTCGCCGACGACGTGCACGACCTCATGCGGCTCGTCGAGATCGTCCCGGACGACGAGCTCTCGGCGCGCTTCCCGCAGGCCATGCCCGCGGACCTCGAGGTGACGCTGGCGGACGGCACCGTCTTCCGCTCCGCAGCGGACTCCTACGAGGGCTTCCACACCGACCCCCTGAGCTGGGGCGGAGCACGCGAGAAGTTCGACGCGCTCGCCGCCCCCTTCGCCTCGGCCGAGCTGCGCGATCGCATCGCCGGGATCGTCGAGGACCTCGAGCACCACGAGGTCGCCGACCTCATGGACGCGCTCGCCCAGGTGCGCAGCTCGCGCGCCTGA
- a CDS encoding VOC family protein, whose amino-acid sequence MRITKSFMVLDAADTEREAAFWAQVLGGKVEAGPDEGPFAHWRDVVVDGRIALGAQHAPDHVAPEWPGQGPERQRIQIHPDLYVAHEDVPAALQEVLDLGARMLQPAATPQDPGGFHVLADPAGHPFCICWE is encoded by the coding sequence ATGCGCATCACGAAGAGCTTCATGGTCCTGGACGCCGCGGACACCGAGAGGGAGGCCGCCTTCTGGGCCCAGGTCCTGGGCGGGAAGGTCGAGGCCGGGCCCGACGAGGGCCCGTTCGCGCACTGGCGCGACGTCGTCGTCGACGGCCGCATCGCGCTCGGGGCGCAGCACGCCCCGGACCACGTGGCGCCCGAGTGGCCGGGCCAGGGACCCGAGCGCCAGCGGATCCAGATCCATCCGGACCTCTACGTCGCCCACGAGGACGTTCCGGCCGCACTGCAGGAGGTCCTGGATCTCGGCGCCCGGATGCTCCAGCCGGCGGCGACGCCGCAGGACCCCGGAGGCTTCCACGTCCTGGCCGACCCTGCGGGGCATCCGTTCTGCATCTGCTGGGAGTGA
- a CDS encoding phosphosulfolactate synthase, whose protein sequence is MSNQIPFDVSFNFVPRAKRPQKPRTVGLTEIRAPYYSTFGTRHLSDVFDVAGQWVDGIKWAGGSFALVPPEQVRAFSDIAHENDSYVSSGGWLETVLRYGDDAVDHYLKEAKEVGFDVIEISTGFIMLPTSGLERLVEKVVKAGLKAKPELGIQIGSGGDSGEDELAAEGAKDIGDLVDRGKRALDAGAEIIMIESEGITENVREWNTGAAASIMNGLGMENVMFEAADGPVFEWYVKNYGNEVNLFVDHSQILQLEGLRQNIWGNKSTWGRVINPA, encoded by the coding sequence ATGAGCAACCAGATCCCCTTCGACGTCTCCTTCAACTTCGTCCCCCGCGCGAAGCGCCCCCAGAAGCCGCGCACCGTCGGCCTCACCGAGATCCGCGCCCCCTACTACTCGACGTTCGGCACCCGCCACCTGAGCGACGTCTTCGACGTGGCCGGGCAGTGGGTCGACGGCATCAAGTGGGCCGGCGGCTCCTTCGCCCTCGTCCCGCCGGAGCAGGTGCGCGCCTTCTCCGACATCGCCCACGAGAACGACTCCTACGTCTCCTCGGGCGGTTGGCTCGAGACCGTGCTGCGCTACGGGGACGACGCGGTCGACCACTACCTCAAGGAGGCCAAGGAGGTCGGCTTCGACGTCATCGAGATCTCGACGGGCTTCATCATGCTGCCCACCTCCGGGCTCGAGCGCCTGGTCGAGAAGGTCGTGAAGGCGGGGCTCAAGGCCAAGCCCGAGCTCGGCATCCAGATCGGCTCCGGCGGCGACTCCGGCGAGGACGAGCTGGCCGCCGAGGGCGCCAAGGACATCGGCGACCTCGTGGACCGCGGCAAGCGCGCCCTCGACGCCGGTGCGGAGATCATCATGATCGAGTCCGAGGGCATCACCGAGAACGTCCGCGAGTGGAACACCGGTGCCGCCGCGTCGATCATGAACGGGCTGGGCATGGAGAACGTCATGTTCGAGGCCGCCGACGGGCCCGTCTTCGAGTGGTACGTCAAGAACTACGGCAACGAGGTCAACCTCTTCGTCGACCACTCCCAGATCCTGCAGCTCGAGGGTCTGCGCCAGAACATCTGGGGCAACAAGTCCACGTGGGGGCGGGTCATCAACCCCGCCTGA
- a CDS encoding ArgP/LysG family DNA-binding transcriptional regulator — protein MSTDPLRVAPTRIDPVLAQTLATVVDEGSLEAASRRLHLTPSAVSQRVRQLEQQLGRRMLVRSRPVSATGAGQAVIRFARRHALIEHEAHEALGLDGEAQAPRISVAVNSDSSATWFIEPLAAFVAAHDVQVEVLREDQDATARLLESGAAMAAVTSSAQASPGCSVTPLGSLVYEAVASPAWCERWGEGSGTGRGAEPPSADVLSRAPRIDFDRTDQLQAQWLRAHAVGPADAPRHLVPSTHDLASAVVEGLGWAMMPLQQSVPLREEGRLIPLGGPEVATPLYWQAWRTPPALLRDLGEHVEAAARRELRAG, from the coding sequence ATGAGCACCGATCCCCTGCGCGTCGCTCCCACGCGCATCGATCCCGTCCTCGCGCAGACCCTCGCGACCGTCGTGGACGAAGGGTCGCTCGAGGCGGCCTCGCGACGCCTGCACCTCACACCCTCGGCGGTCAGCCAGCGCGTGCGTCAGCTCGAGCAGCAGCTGGGGCGGCGCATGCTGGTGCGATCCCGTCCGGTGAGCGCCACGGGCGCCGGGCAGGCGGTGATCCGCTTCGCGCGCCGCCACGCGCTCATCGAGCACGAGGCCCACGAGGCCCTCGGGCTCGACGGCGAGGCGCAGGCTCCCCGGATCTCCGTCGCCGTGAACTCCGACTCGTCGGCGACCTGGTTCATCGAGCCGCTCGCCGCGTTCGTCGCCGCGCACGACGTCCAGGTCGAGGTGCTGCGCGAGGACCAGGACGCGACCGCGCGCCTCCTCGAGAGCGGCGCCGCGATGGCCGCCGTGACCTCCTCCGCGCAGGCCTCCCCCGGGTGCTCGGTGACGCCCCTGGGCAGCCTCGTGTACGAGGCTGTCGCCTCCCCGGCGTGGTGCGAGCGGTGGGGAGAAGGATCCGGGACGGGGCGCGGGGCCGAGCCGCCGTCGGCCGATGTCCTCTCCCGCGCCCCGCGCATCGACTTCGACCGTACCGACCAGCTGCAGGCGCAGTGGCTGCGTGCGCACGCCGTCGGCCCCGCGGACGCCCCGCGCCACCTCGTGCCCTCGACGCACGACCTCGCGAGCGCGGTCGTGGAGGGGCTCGGCTGGGCGATGATGCCGCTGCAGCAGTCGGTCCCCCTGCGCGAGGAGGGACGGCTGATCCCCCTGGGCGGACCCGAGGTCGCCACGCCGCTGTACTGGCAGGCGTGGCGCACGCCTCCCGCTCTGCTGCGGGACCTGGGTGAGCACGTCGAGGCCGCGGCCCGCCGGGAGCTGCGGGCGGGCTAG
- a CDS encoding YceI family protein, whose amino-acid sequence MSSQLTGTWTVDPDHSRIGFSSRHAMVTKVRGAFNDVAGTIAFDEEDHNRSHVEVTVQMASIDTRSSARDEHLRSADFFDVEAHPEMVFRSSRVEEVDEGGYIVSGDLTIHGITRPMSIPLHFVGVDTDPFGNLRAGFEGTRRIDRREWGVTWNTPLDSGGLLISDRINLEFEMSLIKQSDEVSPAPAAAAADAAHVDADAGSGDAVAVDTADGAAELAEDTGPADR is encoded by the coding sequence ATGTCCTCCCAGCTCACAGGCACCTGGACCGTCGACCCCGACCACTCGCGGATCGGCTTCTCCTCCCGCCACGCGATGGTCACGAAGGTGCGCGGCGCGTTCAACGACGTCGCCGGCACGATCGCCTTCGACGAGGAGGACCACAACCGCTCCCATGTCGAGGTGACCGTGCAGATGGCCAGCATCGACACCCGCAGCTCGGCGCGCGACGAGCACCTGCGCAGCGCCGACTTCTTCGACGTCGAGGCGCATCCGGAGATGGTGTTCCGCTCGAGCCGCGTCGAGGAGGTCGACGAGGGCGGATACATCGTCAGCGGCGACCTCACGATCCACGGGATCACCCGGCCGATGAGCATTCCGCTGCACTTCGTGGGCGTGGACACCGATCCCTTCGGGAACCTGCGCGCGGGCTTCGAGGGCACGCGCCGCATCGACCGCCGCGAATGGGGCGTCACCTGGAACACCCCGCTGGACTCGGGCGGCCTGCTGATCTCCGATCGCATCAACCTCGAGTTCGAGATGTCGCTCATCAAGCAGTCCGACGAGGTCTCCCCGGCTCCCGCGGCCGCCGCCGCCGATGCCGCCCACGTCGATGCCGATGCCGGCTCGGGCGATGCCGTCGCCGTCGACACCGCTGACGGCGCCGCGGAGCTCGCCGAGGACACCGGTCCCGCCGACAGGTGA
- a CDS encoding TetR/AcrR family transcriptional regulator has product MGLRERKAQQTRERIVEVALARFATQGYDRTTMEGIAAEAGVHPATLYRYFPSKDQIVLAEFATSIEKLAETFEDSSPDLRPEAALMQAIDAVLEPEDQEHREQRRQLRAIIDQSPPARARVWDLLAQQRRRLADEIGRRTGTEPTAPRIVLTARLAVLVAETAADLWRDGDGETPGREIARDLARLLADGSVLLPDAGADIDADVDAG; this is encoded by the coding sequence GTGGGACTTCGAGAGCGCAAGGCGCAGCAGACGCGGGAGCGGATCGTGGAGGTCGCCCTCGCGCGGTTCGCGACCCAGGGCTACGACCGGACCACCATGGAGGGCATCGCCGCCGAGGCGGGCGTCCACCCCGCCACGCTCTACCGCTATTTCCCGAGCAAGGACCAGATCGTCCTCGCGGAGTTCGCGACCTCGATCGAGAAGCTCGCGGAGACCTTCGAGGACAGCTCGCCGGATCTTCGGCCGGAGGCCGCGCTCATGCAGGCGATCGATGCCGTGCTGGAGCCGGAGGACCAGGAGCACAGGGAGCAGCGTCGCCAGCTGCGCGCGATCATCGACCAGTCGCCGCCCGCGCGGGCCAGGGTGTGGGACCTCCTCGCCCAGCAGCGCCGCAGGCTCGCGGACGAGATCGGCCGCCGCACGGGCACCGAGCCGACGGCGCCGCGGATCGTGCTCACCGCGCGCCTGGCGGTGCTCGTCGCGGAGACGGCGGCCGATCTCTGGCGCGACGGCGACGGCGAGACGCCGGGGCGCGAGATCGCGCGCGACCTCGCGCGGCTGCTCGCGGACGGCAGCGTCCTCCTCCCCGACGCCGGCGCAGACATCGACGCCGACGTCGACGCGGGCTAG
- a CDS encoding DsbA family oxidoreductase has protein sequence MSPSESTPAAAPSLIPLGATQPLVVDVWTDVVCPWCYVGEGRLEQAIQEAGLAGKVQVRTHSFELDPSAPTRAEERAAGQSPTNVEHLMQKTGRGAEEVRGMEEQIAQLARELGRDYALERPVASTRPAHRLLQAVRAAAGEEAAKDFFLSLQRGYFRGELDPFEDEVLVEHAVAAGLHAQAAREVLASDAHDSEVDEEVRAAVEMGARGVPFMVLGDTYAAPGALPVEALRGALEELGRARGLLGEDGAADGPTGIIGGEACGIDGNC, from the coding sequence ATGTCGCCCTCAGAGTCCACTCCCGCCGCCGCCCCCTCGCTCATCCCGCTCGGCGCGACGCAGCCGCTCGTCGTCGACGTCTGGACCGACGTCGTCTGCCCCTGGTGCTACGTGGGCGAGGGCCGGCTCGAGCAGGCCATCCAGGAGGCCGGGCTCGCCGGGAAGGTGCAGGTGCGCACGCACTCCTTCGAGCTGGACCCCTCGGCCCCCACACGCGCCGAGGAGCGCGCGGCAGGGCAGTCGCCCACGAACGTCGAGCACCTGATGCAGAAGACCGGCCGCGGCGCCGAGGAGGTGCGCGGCATGGAGGAGCAGATCGCGCAGCTCGCCCGGGAGCTCGGGCGCGACTACGCCCTCGAGCGGCCGGTCGCGAGCACCCGCCCCGCCCATCGCCTGCTGCAGGCCGTGCGCGCCGCGGCGGGGGAGGAGGCCGCGAAGGACTTCTTCCTCTCCCTGCAGCGCGGCTACTTCCGCGGCGAGCTCGACCCCTTCGAGGACGAGGTTCTCGTGGAGCACGCCGTCGCGGCGGGACTCCATGCGCAGGCGGCGCGCGAGGTCCTGGCCTCGGACGCCCACGACAGCGAGGTCGACGAGGAGGTGCGCGCCGCGGTCGAGATGGGGGCGCGCGGCGTCCCGTTCATGGTCCTCGGCGACACCTACGCCGCCCCCGGCGCGCTCCCGGTCGAGGCGCTGCGCGGCGCCCTCGAGGAGCTCGGCCGGGCCCGCGGGCTGCTGGGCGAGGACGGCGCGGCCGACGGGCCGACGGGGATCATCGGCGGGGAGGCCTGCGGCATCGACGGGAACTGCTGA